Within the Emticicia oligotrophica DSM 17448 genome, the region AGGTTTAAATGAGCAGAATCGAGCATATTCCAAAACTCAATATTTATTTTCAACGGAGTACGAACATCAATATTTTTACTTCCAGAGATATATTCTGGCACTACTTCAATATTTTTTATTCTTACTTGGTCGTTTCCCGGAGCATTTTCTGGAGAATCCCAATTTTGTTGAAGTTGAAACTTAGAAATACTTGTCATATAATCATGTAAAACTTCGCCAACTTCCCCGTATTTAACTAAGCTACCTTTTTGTAAAAAGGCTGCTTTATTGCATAATCCCTGAATGGCTGTTGAATTATGGCTAACAAAAAGAATGGTTCTGCCACTGCTCGAAACATCTTTCATTTTTCCCAAGCACTTCTTTTGAAATTCAGAATCACCTACCGCTAAAACTTCATCAACAATAAGAATTTCTGGTTCGAGATGAGCCGCAATAGCAAAGCCCAAACGTACATACATACCTGAAGAATAACGTTTTACAGGGGTATCAAGAAACTTTTCGATTCCAGCAAAATTGACAATTTCATCAAATTGAGCACGAATTTCATGTTGCTTCATGCCCAAAATTGCACCATTCAAGAAAATATTTTCTCTACCAGTTAATTCTGGGTGAAATCCCGTTCCTACTTCCAATAAACTAGCCATTCTACCATTAACCTTCACTAAACCATGTGTTGGTTCGGTAATTCTACTAAGAATTTTAAGTAGAGTTGATTTTCCAGCACCATTTGAGCCAACAATTCCAATTCTATCGCCTTGTTCAATATCAAAGCTTACATTTTTTAATGCCCAAAAGACTTCCTTACTTTCTTCTTCCTCTTTCGAAGTAAATAACTCAGTGAAGAAACCCGAAACACTTTCTTTGAGGTTTTGGTATTTCTTCTTTTTGTGACTAAGAATGTACTTTTTGGAAATATTTTCAATCGAAATTGCTTTCATCTATATTTTACTGAAAACTCTTGTTCGGCTTTCTGGAAAATGTGATACAAAATTAATAGCTGGTATTGAATTCAATTAGAATGAATCATTTGTGAATTTGAACGAAATCAAAATCTACCTACAAATGGTCAACAAAAGAATTTTCATTTTTACGGAAAAACCAAATGGAAAATAGTACGGATACAACTACAAAAAACAGCATAGGTATGAAACTTTGCCAGTTAAAATTTGAAAAGTCGTCTAATAAGCACCATCTAAGTCCATCAATAGCTCCCGCAACAGGATTTAGGTTATAAATAGGATACCACCATTCTCTACTCACTCGTTCACTTGTGTAAGCTACTGGTGAAATAAAATAACCGAATTGAACTACAAAAGGTATTATCTGAGCAATGTCCCGGTATTTTACATTCAACACTGATGCCAGAAGCCCAGTACCAAAAGCCGCTAAATAAGCTACTAATAAAAAAAATGGAGCGAAGATGATATGCCAGCTTGGAATAAATTGATAATAAATGCAAAATATAAAAAACATTGCAAATGCAATCATGGCATCAAGTAAGCCTACCAATAAAGAACTAAATGGAATAATTATTCTCGGGAAATAAACCTTAGATACTAGATTACCATTGCCCACAATGCTATTACTTATCTGAGATAATGATTGCGAAAAAAACAACCATATTATTACTCCCGGAATCACAACCAACATGTATGGAATAGAAGAATCATTTTCAAGTTTAGCAATTTTCCCAAAAGCTAATACCATTACTAGAGCAGTCATGAGTGGCCTTATTACTCCCCATGCTACACCAAGGGCAGTTTGTTTGTAGCGTACCATCACATCTCTTTTACCGAGAATCCAAAACAATTCTCTTTGACGCCAAACTTCTCTCCAATAGTGTAAGGCAGATTTTCCTGCTTTTATTACGACTTCGTTGTTTTCCATTAATTTTTAACTAAAAAGGAGGGCAAAAGTAATATTTTTGAGTTTATGAAACAATTTTGTTTGTTAACTCATCAATTCCAAGTACGTCCTTCTCATTATGATATATAAAAGGCAAAGAAAAAAACCAACAAATGCCCCTTTAAGTGTATTACCACCAACTGTGTAAGTACGCTGCAAGAGTGGAAGTCTAACAGGTTGTAATACCGTAAATAAAGGTGTTTGGTTAATTAATTGCATTTTTAATTGTTCTACCGCTGCTAATTGTTGGAAATACTGCGTTGATACGTAGTTGTTACTACGATTCAACTGCATAGTACGCATAGGTGCGTTAGGGTCAACTGCATTTTGGTTTTGAAATTGTGCCTGAGCCAATTGTCTATCCGTTGAACTTAATTTACCTTCCAACTCTCTTAGTCTAATCATTTGGATATCGTAGATATCACGAGTTTTTCTGGTGCGAACCTCTACATAAAATTCTTTTAAAGTTTCAAGCAAAGTCTCTAGCCAAACTTTAGTCAAGAATTCACTATTAGTAGTAGCCGAAAGAACCATAATCGAACCGTTTTTATCAAGTGGTTGTAGAGTCGTTTGAGCTTCTAATTTCTCATAAATGGTTGATAAGATGATATTTTCATCTTTCGTAAAATCATTTGGTGATTTTGGATTAAAGCGGTATTTGATAGCTTTATAGTTGGGTTCATGTAATAAATCTCCTCCCCATTCTTTCTTTGCAATATCACTGCTATCCTTATAGAAGTTGATGAAGAGAGTCTTTTTTCCACCAATCATTACTTCTTTCATCAAGGCCTTTTCATAAAGTGTTTTTGAAGTAATCAATAGACCAAAGTTGCCTCCACTAAATAAATCATTAGATGTAGTTCCTGCACCACCAAAACCGAAAGCACCTGCAAGACCACCTAATCCACCGAATGCAGCTTGTCCACTTCCTGATTCTAAGTTAAATTGAATTTCACCTGTGTATTCGGTATCTTTCAGTTCCTTTACATCTAATAATAAACTAAAGAAAGTACCAAGGGCGATGCTAATCAATAATAAACGCCATTCATTGCCAATTAGGATGAATAAATTGATTATTTTTTTTACAAAATCTTTAGTACTAATTTGTTCTTCTTGTATGGTTTGATATTCTGCCATTTTTCGATTTTCTGTTTTAAATTCCCACCAATCCTTTATTTAGTCAATTGGAAAATTGCTAAAACACTTACTAATGTTGTAATAGTACCAGCAATTGTTGCAAATAAACCTTGTACTTGGGCAATTTGTTGCTGTGCTGTAACCGTTTTTTGAGGGATAATTATTTCAGAGCCTGGTTCAACTTTTGGGTAAAGATTTACAAAAAGTACTCTTCTAGTTCTATCAACTGACCCATTTGCATATAAAATGTATGATTTACTTCTTAATGATTTTTTAGTAAATCCACCCGCATTTGAAATATAATTAATGAAATTTTTGCTATCTAAATATTTAACAGTTGTTGGGTAAAGTACTTCACCTTGTACGCGAACTGTTTCAAGTCTTTTGGGAATTCTAATTATATCACCATCTTGTAAAATCATATCCTCATCTGAGCCCGGATTTTGCATAATTTTCGTCAAATTAATGCCAATTGAAGATACAGTGGTTGCATTAACATCTTCAACTTGTACGGCTTGATTACCTTTAACACTATTAGTAATTTCAGTAATGGCTTTTCTACGTTGAGCGAGTTCAATTTCGCTCAGTTGTATTTGTCTTACCAATGTTGCTCCTTCAAGATATGCTTGTGGACTTAGGCCACCTGCACGTTCAATTAAATCAGAAATTTTCTCAGTTTTACTTTTGATACCATAAGTTGCTGGATAAATTACTTCTCCTTGAATTTCTACAAATGTTTGTTTGATATAATTTGGAGAACGACGAATAAAAATTTCATCAAAAGGATACAATACAAATTTGTTTCCAGTTTGGTCAACTTTTAAATCCGAGCTAATACTAAATGTATAGGTATCGGAAATTTGTGCATTAGCAGAGGTTGGGTCAACATTTCTCTTTCTACGAACAACTTCCACTCTTGCCAATGAAGCGGCTTCAGAAAGACCACCAGCTTTTACAATGACGTCCTCAATAGTCATGTTTCTAAGGAATGGCATTTCGATTCCATCTTCTGCAATTGGATTATTTAATGCACCTTGAATACGTACGTAGGCTGGCTCAGTTAAATCAAAAATAGATGGAATAGTAATAATATCTTCTCGTTTGAGAGCTATATCAGATGCTTTTCCTTTAATGATATCATCATAGTTTACTGAAATATTTTCAATAATCATATCATCTCTTGTGCGAATTACAGTAATTCTTCCGGTCAGTGCTTCACCTTTTAACCCTTCAGCTGATTTTATTAGCTGGGTAAGCGTTGGGCTTGATTCTAAAGAATATTCACCCGGACGGAAGATAGCACCATTTACCGCCACCATGTTTTCAAATCTCTCCAAAACTCTTTCAATCACAACTGAATCGCCACTTTGCATACTGAAAGTGTTAAATTCTGACTCCATGACATCCAAAATCTTCCTCTCACGTGGCGTGTTTCTGTAAACTTTTAATCTATGACGATAGGCATAAGGTGCAAAGCCCCCTGCATATTCAATCAAGTTAGTAAGTTTCTCTTCTGGTAAAAGTTCAAATAAACCCTCTCTTTTCGTATTTCCTTTTACTGCAATTCTGGTTGAGTAAGGTAATACTTGAATAATATCTTGGTCTTGTAAAATGATATTTGATTTAGAGAAACCACTCATCAATAACTCGTAAATATCAAATGTTGAGATTATGCGGTTATTTCTAATCACATTAATTTTGCGGTAAGTACCTACTTCATTCGGTCCACCACAAGCATATAAAGCATTTTGAACAGTTGATAATGAAGAAAGTGTGTAAGTGCCTGGTGCTATAACTTCACCCGTAACTGTAACTTTGATACTTCTTATATTTCCAAGGGAAACATTCAAGAAAGTATTTGCAGGATATCCTGAATATGGGTTGAGACCAATAAATATTTTTGATAATCTACTTCTAATTCTTTCTTTGGCTTGTTCAATAGTTGAGCCTGCTACGTAGATTAAGCCCACTTTTTCAATTGTAATATATCCATCTGCGGTGATGATAGGTTTATACATTACTTGAGAATAGCCATAAACATCAATTAATAATTGGTCATTTGGACCTAACACATAATTGCTTGGAGTTGCGATATTAATAGCTGGGGTAGGGTCAAATTTAACAGTATTAAATAGATTATAGCCAAAGATTCTTCTTCTCAAGGTTGCTTTGGCA harbors:
- a CDS encoding ABC transporter ATP-binding protein, which translates into the protein MKAISIENISKKYILSHKKKKYQNLKESVSGFFTELFTSKEEEESKEVFWALKNVSFDIEQGDRIGIVGSNGAGKSTLLKILSRITEPTHGLVKVNGRMASLLEVGTGFHPELTGRENIFLNGAILGMKQHEIRAQFDEIVNFAGIEKFLDTPVKRYSSGMYVRLGFAIAAHLEPEILIVDEVLAVGDSEFQKKCLGKMKDVSSSGRTILFVSHNSTAIQGLCNKAAFLQKGSLVKYGEVGEVLHDYMTSISKFQLQQNWDSPENAPGNDQVRIKNIEVVPEYISGSKNIDVRTPLKINIEFWNMLDSAHLNLSMFLYSMTGECVFNVGSQAKTFSKGLIKGTLEIPANFLNDGSYYISAMIVKDTSDPIFFMEDAISFDVADWREGTNWYGKWPGAVRPINIPVHTWKMDGLV
- a CDS encoding ABC transporter permease gives rise to the protein MENNEVVIKAGKSALHYWREVWRQRELFWILGKRDVMVRYKQTALGVAWGVIRPLMTALVMVLAFGKIAKLENDSSIPYMLVVIPGVIIWLFFSQSLSQISNSIVGNGNLVSKVYFPRIIIPFSSLLVGLLDAMIAFAMFFIFCIYYQFIPSWHIIFAPFFLLVAYLAAFGTGLLASVLNVKYRDIAQIIPFVVQFGYFISPVAYTSERVSREWWYPIYNLNPVAGAIDGLRWCLLDDFSNFNWQSFIPMLFFVVVSVLFSIWFFRKNENSFVDHL
- a CDS encoding polysaccharide biosynthesis/export family protein, which codes for MKLSKNSFQHFFFKFTLFILIFSKSFAQNPVATPTGPTAIPTTLPANIPAANQTNNGVPAQQTANMPLPAKNRVLQTNDPNAVRNVQLNQADQRAVNKEDSLRLIREQEAEQDAAKATLRRRIFGYNLFNTVKFDPTPAINIATPSNYVLGPNDQLLIDVYGYSQVMYKPIITADGYITIEKVGLIYVAGSTIEQAKERIRSRLSKIFIGLNPYSGYPANTFLNVSLGNIRSIKVTVTGEVIAPGTYTLSSLSTVQNALYACGGPNEVGTYRKINVIRNNRIISTFDIYELLMSGFSKSNIILQDQDIIQVLPYSTRIAVKGNTKREGLFELLPEEKLTNLIEYAGGFAPYAYRHRLKVYRNTPRERKILDVMESEFNTFSMQSGDSVVIERVLERFENMVAVNGAIFRPGEYSLESSPTLTQLIKSAEGLKGEALTGRITVIRTRDDMIIENISVNYDDIIKGKASDIALKREDIITIPSIFDLTEPAYVRIQGALNNPIAEDGIEMPFLRNMTIEDVIVKAGGLSEAASLARVEVVRRKRNVDPTSANAQISDTYTFSISSDLKVDQTGNKFVLYPFDEIFIRRSPNYIKQTFVEIQGEVIYPATYGIKSKTEKISDLIERAGGLSPQAYLEGATLVRQIQLSEIELAQRRKAITEITNSVKGNQAVQVEDVNATTVSSIGINLTKIMQNPGSDEDMILQDGDIIRIPKRLETVRVQGEVLYPTTVKYLDSKNFINYISNAGGFTKKSLRSKSYILYANGSVDRTRRVLFVNLYPKVEPGSEIIIPQKTVTAQQQIAQVQGLFATIAGTITTLVSVLAIFQLTK